Within Spinacia oleracea cultivar Varoflay chromosome 4, BTI_SOV_V1, whole genome shotgun sequence, the genomic segment CCAGGGAAGAACATCACATTCGACTTTTCAGCTTCCACTTAATCCAGACAGCTCATCAACTTGCTCATTTACCAAACGTTCTAAAACTGCAATTCTCCTAAAAAATTCTGCCATTATCGTATGGGATGAGGCCCCAATGACACACAGATATCAATTTGAAGCTGTTGATCGATCACTCAAGGATTTAATGGGGAATGACTTGCCGTTTGGGGGGAAAATTATTGTGTTCGGTGGTGATTTCAGACAGGTTTTACCGGTGGTTCGAAACGGAACTAGAGCTCAAATGATTGACGCATCTTTTGTCAGGTCCCCTATGTGGAGACATATTCGTATTTTGCGTTTGAGAGAAAATATGagatcaattgatgataacggCTTTGCTAATTTCTTACTCTCTGTTGGGAACGGTAATGAACCTACTGTTTCAGATCAGATGATAAGGTTACCAACTGCCATGATTATGCCAACAGTGGCAGATAGTACGATCGAGGCTTTGATCGACCAAATCTTTCCAAGTTTAAGTGAGCACGTTGGTGATGGAAATTTTATAGTTGAAAGGGCGATCATCACACCCCTGAACGAAGACGCTGATAGAATAAATAATAAGGTTGTCGAAAAGTTTCTCGGAGAAGGAAAAACGTATTATTCGTTTGATTCTGTTCCTGAAGATAAGAGAAATTTGTaccaacaagagtttttgaATTCGATTTCTGCGTCGGGATTGCCTCCCCATGCTCTCACCCTGAAACCTGGGGTACCCTTAATGCTTTTGAGAAATATTGATCCTAAACATGGTCTTTGCAATGGAACACGGCTGCTTTGCCATTCATTAAAGGACAATTTTATTGATGCTGAGATATTAACCGGACATTCTAGGGGGAACAGAGTGTTTTTGCCAAGAATTCCCTTGAAAACTGCTGAAGATATTAAATTGCCATTCGAGATGGTCAGAAAGCAATTTCCTGTGAAGTTGAGTTTTGCCTTGACTATCAACAAGTCTCAGGGACAAACTATTCCACATGTTGGGATATACCTCCCCGATCATGTATTTAGCCACGGCCAGCTATATGTGGCATTATCACGAGGAATTTCTGAGAACACGACAAAGATCGTGGTAGaaaagggaaaggttcaaggTTGTGAAGGCATATTCACTAAAAATATTGTGTACAAAGAAGTTTTGTTGTCTTATGATTAGAGATACGGAATTAAAGTATTGTTTTTTATTTCCCAGTTTTATAATAAACGGTATTGTACTCACATTGAGTagtttttataataataattgcTTTATGATATAACTACAGACGAATTGAGAGATGTGAATTTTATATATCGGAGTAATTAAATGTATTCATGTACATAGCTTTCTTTTCATGTGATATACCTATTCATACATTGTGAATTTCGGTTTATGTAATTCTAATTTTGAACTGAACTAACTTTACAGGATGACAGAGTACCATTATCCAACTTTTGAGCATTTATATCCTAGCGGGGTACAACGATATGATGTACGAGCCCGACTGATTCGCAATTATGATATTTTCAACTACAACCATAAAGGAAAAACCAAGCAAACATGGAAAATGCTTTTTGTCGATGTTGAGGTAAATGACCTTATGCTTCATTTAAATTTTCATTGAATCTGAACTATATCATAACTTTGCATGTGTTTCCTTTTGTAGGGTGAGGGCATACAGTGCAATATTTTCGGCCCCGCGATTGAAAAGTTTGTAGGACGGTTTCAAGAGGGATTCATTTATATACTCCTTGCTGTACAAGTGATATTTGCTGAAGGGAAAAACAAAATTGTCCCCAATTGGAAACAGATGATCATTAAAGAAGAAACAAATGTGATACGTGAAGAGGAGGATGACATTTCCATACCTTCATTCCACTATAATTTGGTTCAGTTGAACCGATTAAGTTGTCACATCGACTGTACCAATAGAGTTTATGGTACTTTTGTTTGCCTTTTTTCAATATTCAGTTATCATGCatatgtcgtttattaattgaaaCATTGATGATGTTTTAGATGCAATGGGATTGGTCCTATACGTTTCACCAGTTGAGAATATTGGTGTGGATTCAGTCAAGCGAGACGTAGCAATAATGGATACAACGTAAGTCCGCTAAATTATTATAATGTTAATTACTTATCGAATTTACCTGTATTTCGAatattttgtcttaatattgttTTCATTTCTACTTGCAGCTGGACTGTTATTAAATTAACACTTTGGAATGATTTTGTGCACGTTCTTGATGAAAATCTTAATCATGTTGACATTTGTCCAATCATTGTAGCATGTGGTCTGCATGTCAAGAGCTTCTATGGTACATCAtccaaattaaattattttgtagATGATGTCTTTGTAATATGTAGTTTAAAGTATATATCCACCTGTGATAATATTTCTAATTGATAAATACAAACAGGTACATATCTTTCCACGGGATACCACACTAGGGTTTATGTTAACCCGGTTAATGAAAAAACAACATCCTTATCTACATGGTATGTACAATTTCGCCAAATACATGTACAACATAACCTTAAGTATTATGCTCATAACTTTTTTCACGTATAGGTATAAATCGGAAAAACTGGCAAATATAAGGAGAGATTGGTTTCGTTCGTCGACTTTTTCGTTAAAGTCTTCGATTGACATTTCTAACACTCCCCGTATCCGATTATCTCAATTCTCTAGCGTGAGAAAGGTATCGTTTTTAACCTTGAAGTTTAAGTGTTGTCAACAAAATACGATATTATGTACTTAATTGTCTaactttgctttttttttttggtaggtTCAATACTGTCGAGTTGCTGCATATGCATGTCGCGTTGATAGTGTTGATAACATCATATATGAGGCATGCAATCGTTGTCTTAAAAAGGTTGTCATTTTTCAAGGACTACAAAAATGTCAATCCTGCAATCTCACCAACACTGTAACTATCCCAAGGTAATTATCTAAATCTTTTTTATACTTAAACACACATTATATATTGATTTTTATCTATATtaataaattgatttaatttcgTTTTATAGGTTGCTTCTTCGACTTACCATATTTGATAAAAGTGGTAATTTGAAAGTCACAATATTACACGATCTTGCACAACACCTCTTAGGTTGTTTAGCTACTGAAATAAAATCAGTACTTCAACAGGTTTCAATCTAATACTCTAACAACATAattgtttaaaaaaaattaactcatGTTGATTTTAcatttgaatatattttttaacgTTCATGCAGCCTAATGGACGTAATCGAGTGATGGAAAAAGTATTTGCATGCTTCGGAAACAAAGCTTTTTCATGGGTGCTACATCCACCAATTGAAGCTTTTAATCCTGAACATTCGTATACGGTTGGATATGTGTTGCATATCGATTGGGCGGAGGAGTGCATGTGGTTAAACAAATATATTGCGAGCAAAAAAAGAAAGTGATAATTACTATTTTGTATGTACTTCAATTTTGGTTTTCCAATGGGATATGTTAGTTGTATCAAAATAATGTTACatttttttaatagctttaaatTCGTCATGTAAGGCTACGAGTATTGTATGACCTCAATGTCGCAAAATATGGACTTTGCGAATGATGTGCATGAAATAATAGGCACAATAAAGTTTCTAAAATgcacgcacgcatcgcgtgcataaaatactagtgTAGCATATTATAACATGCTAGATTCCAAGTTATTGATGAATCATGTACTTCTTG encodes:
- the LOC130460102 gene encoding replication protein A 70 kDa DNA-binding subunit B-like: MTEYHYPTFEHLYPSGVQRYDVRARLIRNYDIFNYNHKGKTKQTWKMLFVDVEGEGIQCNIFGPAIEKFVGRFQEGFIYILLAVQVIFAEGKNKIVPNWKQMIIKEETNVIREEEDDISIPSFHYNLVQLNRLSCHIDCTNRVYDAMGLVLYVSPVENIGVDSVKRDVAIMDTTWTVIKLTLWNDFVHVLDENLNHVDICPIIVACGLHVKSFYGTYLSTGYHTRVYVNPVNEKTTSLSTWYKSEKLANIRRDWFRSSTFSLKSSIDISNTPRIRLSQFSSVRKVQYCRVAAYACRVDSVDNIIYEACNRCLKKVVIFQGLQKCQSCNLTNTVTIPRLLLRLTIFDKSGNLKVTILHDLAQHLLGCLATEIKSVLQQPNGRNRVMEKVFACFGNKAFSWVLHPPIEAFNPEHSYTVGYVLHIDWAEECMWLNKYIASKKRK